A genomic region of Mycobacterium sp. Aquia_213 contains the following coding sequences:
- a CDS encoding DUF5994 family protein gives MNRADALVDVIAPQQNPTADVSVDAVSPGTVDTVEARRPASPVRLTLATGLGDKIDGAWWPRTGLISRELPELVSILEVRLGQVIDINVNWSSIQRQPDLNWAWWQGIHPHVMTVCGHDARAKILIVPYRTGTALAVMLLRRAAGLSVRAAHRDSRAFLTADSILRAARGERMFEVRRTRRADVKTGSR, from the coding sequence ATGAATCGCGCAGATGCATTGGTCGATGTAATTGCGCCTCAACAGAATCCAACAGCCGATGTGAGCGTGGATGCTGTTTCTCCGGGTACCGTCGATACGGTAGAGGCGCGCCGCCCGGCCAGCCCCGTGCGGCTCACTCTGGCAACCGGGCTGGGGGACAAGATCGATGGAGCGTGGTGGCCCCGTACCGGGCTGATCTCGCGGGAGCTCCCGGAATTGGTCTCTATTTTGGAGGTTCGGTTAGGCCAGGTCATCGATATCAATGTCAACTGGTCATCGATACAACGCCAGCCGGATCTGAATTGGGCCTGGTGGCAGGGTATCCACCCGCATGTGATGACGGTTTGCGGTCACGATGCGCGGGCAAAGATTCTGATCGTTCCGTACCGAACCGGCACGGCCCTTGCGGTGATGCTGTTGCGCCGGGCTGCGGGCCTGTCCGTCCGTGCGGCGCATCGTGATTCCCGCGCGTTCCTGACCGCCGACAGCATTCTCCGCGCCGCCCGTGGCGAGAGAATGTTTGAA
- a CDS encoding DUF5994 family protein, which translates to MAHVSSSPACPARLTLCERDLTQAAVDGVWWPKSLDLGVELPDLVTVFNLWLGRVRRVVYDPSAWLPAPSRVIRRNEMVSLDPYRMVFSDTIYLKGARSRDAVLFVLSPSSADHEAKHLLGEVAASEKPMNASVLRQMVRRSAPGSDRELEAAPAIGSAVHWTPGR; encoded by the coding sequence GTGGCGCACGTTTCGTCGTCCCCCGCGTGCCCGGCCAGATTGACGCTGTGCGAACGCGACCTCACCCAGGCCGCCGTGGACGGCGTGTGGTGGCCGAAAAGCTTGGACCTGGGCGTAGAGCTACCCGACCTCGTCACGGTGTTCAACTTATGGCTGGGCCGGGTGCGCCGAGTCGTTTACGACCCATCCGCATGGTTGCCCGCACCGTCGCGCGTTATCCGCCGAAACGAGATGGTCTCACTTGACCCCTACCGGATGGTTTTCAGCGACACCATTTACCTGAAGGGCGCCAGGTCTCGCGACGCCGTGCTGTTTGTGTTGTCGCCGTCCAGTGCCGACCACGAAGCCAAGCACCTTCTCGGCGAGGTCGCCGCGTCAGAAAAACCGATGAACGCCAGCGTGTTACGGCAAATGGTCCGCCGAAGTGCACCGGGTTCCGATCGTGAACTGGAAGCGGCGCCCGCGATCGGATCCGCCGTGCATTGGACGCCGGGGCGCTAG